TTGCCTTGCTGCAAGTATTATTTGAACTATGTTCATTAACTCTATGCGGCGGTAGTTGGTAGTATGGCCAGAGCTGAGCCAGAAGAGAAGTTCAGAGATCGTGATAGTCCGGGCTACTCCGGTGTCAAAACGTTTCTGGGGGCCGATACCGCCGAACCAGAGGAGATAGACGACAGTGTCGACGCGGCAGTGTACGGTGTCCCCTACGATGGAGCAGTATCGAACAAGCCCGGAACCCGGTACGGCCCGGAGGCGCTCCGCGCGGCAACTGCCCGTCGGGGATCCTACACCTTCGAGTCCGACAGGGAATCCTACAACATCGCGACGGATCGAAGTGCGGCCTACGACGAGATCACGTTTCGTGACTGTGGCGACGCGCCGGTCGTTCCGAACGATATCGAGGCTACCTACGAGTCCGTCGTCGAGTTTTCCGAAACCGTGTCTGAACAGACGATGCCGATCATGATCGGCGGCGATCATTATCTCACGTACCCGGCGTTCGTCGGCTACGCCAACGCCGTCGAGGACGATGTCGGCCTGATCCATCTCGATGCTCACACGGACACCTGGGGGGAGAGCGACCTCTACGGCGAACACTACCACGGCTCGCCGATGGCCCGGATCGACGAGACGGAGTACGGCGGCTACGAAAACCACGCGATGGTCGGGATCCGGGGCCATGCTGACATGGAGTTCCTCGATATCGTCGACGACGAGGGACTGTACGTGGACTTCGCGAGAGATGTCCACGAGAAGGGGATCGAAGCGTGTATCGAAGGGGCAATCGAGCACGCGACCGACGGTGTCGATCAGGTGTATCTGACGATGGACATCGACGTCGTTGATCCGTCGTTCGCACCCGGAACCGGAACACCATCGCCCGGCGGGATCACCAGTAACGACTTCCTCCGGGCTGCGGACCTGCTCGGCGAGTGCGACGCGATCGGTGCCGTCGATCTCGTGGAAGTGCTGCCGACGGAGGATCCTGCCGGAACGACCTCACTGGTGGGTGCGACCGCTCTCACGCGATTCCTGGAATCGTACTTCTACGAGGACACCCAGTAGTGAACGGCCGGTCGTAGAGCCGGGAAACAGGAAAAAAGCCGAGTCCAATTATAATTCCCGTGGTGACGAAGCGTTCTGGGTCTCAAGCAGTCAGTCCCGAGGCGAAACTCCACGCGAGATCACATGGATTCGTAGAACTTCGCTTCGAGCAACCGGCTCACCGCGTTCGATCCGAGAAGTGAGGTCGTGTTGCCGGTGTCCAGTCGTGGTGCGACCTCGACCAGATCGGCAGCACCGATGGCATCACACGCGCCAAGCCGGTCGACAGCGCGCAGGAACTGGTTACTGGTCAATCCGCCGTGTTCCGGGGTGCCAGTGCCCGGTGCAAAGCCGGGATCGACGACATCGATGTCCATCGTCAGGTAGACGTGATCCACGTTCTCGGTGACGTGGTCGATCGCACCCTGTACGCTCGCCTCGATCCCTTTGTCGTGAACGTCGCTCGCGTAGTCAACGTAGAGGTCGCGCTCCTCGAGAATATCGAGAAACGAGGGGCGTGAGTGGCCACGGATACCGATCATGGCGTGGTTGTCGTAGCTGCCATACTCCGACTCGTCGATCCGAGCCATCGGCGAGCCGTGGTAGTGTTTTCCATAGAGATCACTGTCATCAGACGTATCCGAGTGAGCATCGAGATGGATCAGGCCAACGTCGTCCTCGACAGTGTTCGCGTAACCGACGAACGCCGGATACGTGAGATAATGATCGCCGCCGAGCATCACCGGCATCGTCTTCGCAGCGACTGACTCCATGTACTCCGTCACCTTCTCGGCGGTCGCTTCGATGTCGTTTGGGACGACTGGCGCGTCGCCGCAATCTCTGAGCGTCACGTCGCTGTAGTTGGCCGTCCGCTCGGTGGGGAGCGATACCGATTCCCTGTCCGAGTGAAACCGACGGCCCTGCCAGGCGCTCGATTTGCGCAAGGCCGACGGTCCGTGACGAGCGCCGGGTTCGCGGGTGACGCCACCATCGAAAGGGATGCCGACGAACCCAACGTCGACGTCCGCCGTCAGTTCCGATGGTTCACACGCTGGCGCTCTAAGGAACGTGTGTATGCCGCCGTAGCTCGTCGGATACGAATCCGAGGTCGTCTCGTCGTCTTCCGCGTCGGTGGGCTGTTGTTCTGCGTCCGATCCGGAGTTCGTTGCCATGTCGGACTGGATTGGACACAGCGGTATAAGATCGCGGTATAATGTCTTCATATTCTACAATTACCACACAATTACTGTACATTGTCCGATTTCACAGGCTACTAATTCACGATATCGAGTAGCCGCCGTCAGCCGTCAGCGCGTGTCCGGTGACAAAGGAGGACTCCTCGCTGGCCAGAAAGACGACGCAGTCCGCGATCTCTTCGGCTTCGCCCAGTCGCTGGAGCGGGTAGTCCCGTATCATCTCCTCGCGGGCGGCTTCGGGATCGCTTCGGCCAGCGAAGTACGCGTCGGTGAGTTGCGTATCAATAAAGCCCGGACAGATCGCGTTCGCCCGGACGCCGTCTGGTCCGGCTTCGGCCGCGGTCGCCCGGGTGAAGTTGATGACAGCAGCCTTCGTCAGGGCGTACACCGACTGGTAGGGAAAGCCAAGTTGCCCGGCCAGCGAGGCCATGTTGACGATCGTTCCGCCCCCCTGTTCTCGCATGATCGGCAGGGCTGCGTGTGTCCCGTTCCACGGCCCCTTGAGATTGACGTCGATCACGTAATCGAGCACGGACTCGTCGACGTCCTCGATCCTGCCCGGCGGCTGGCCGATCCCGGCGTTGTTGACCAGTACGTCGAGCCCGTGTGTCTCCGCGACCTCCTCGACTGCCGCCCGGAACGCGTCGGCGTCGGTCACGTCGAACTCGTACTCGTCGGCGGTCCCGCCCGCCTCGCGGATCTCGTCGGCAGTCTCGGCGGCGGCGTCGCCGTCCACGTCCGTCGAGATCACCGTCGCACCCTCCTCGGCACAGCGGAGCGCGCTCGCGCGGCCGATTCCCGAGCCCGATCCCGTGATAAGAACTGTCTTGTTATCGAGTCGCATACTCGTGGGACGGTCCCCGGGATTATGTACGCTACGCCTCAAAGGACGTAGCATTCAGCGTGGAATTCCGTGCTAACTACTGAGGCGGCAGGTGAATACTCGCCATTCACAAGCCGATGTTTCAATCGAGTCGCGGTGTGGCGCATCGCGAGTTCCGGTGTGGAAGACCGACGCAATCGGAGAGATCGGCCCTAGAATTGAGAATATATATTCTCCTGTGGAAACAAGGTTCACTGTGGACACCACCAGACGGCGAAGAGTACGAATTGTCCTCTTGTGTGCCCTGACGGTCACTCTGGGGAGCGGCATCCTCTTTGTCGGTGGTGGGGTCGAAATCACAACCTTCGCGGTTGAATCCGATGAACGTGCGGCCGCTGACCAGCTGTCTGAATCCTTCGACACCGGGGAGCAACAGATCACACAGGTCGTTATCACCTCCGACCAGAACGACACTGCCTCGACGGCAGCGCTTGAAGAAACACTCACGCTCCAGCAAGCGATCAGGGATGACGAAACAATCAACGGGACGCTCGACGGACCACAACCGACGGTCGGTGTCGCAAACGGTGTCGCGGTCGCGTCCGATCCGCGGATCGCCTTTGCCGAAGAGATTACAATAGCGGACAAAGCAAGTGCACTGGACGGGCGAACCGACGAACAGACGGCGGCAGCGCTCTCGGTTGCCCTTCGTGACGACGAGATGACTCCCGAGGGACAGCCCCCGGTGTCCGCGCTGCTGCCGGAGAACTATGCTCACGGTGAGGAACCGGCATCCGCACAGTTGCTGATCGTCGTCCACGACGAGGACGCCACCGACGACGAGCTACTGGATGCCCAACAGCAGATCGAGTCGCTCGCCGACGATCGGCTGGAGCGGACAGACTCGTTCGTCTTCGGCGAAGCGTTACTCTTCGAGCGCGGTGGACAGGCGACGGCCGAAAGTTTCGCTGTGGTCGGCCCACTGATCGTGCTGGTCGTCCTGACGATGCTGGTTGTCGCATACCGTGATCCACTGGACGTGCTACTGGCATCCGTCGGGATCGGCGTCGTCCTCGTCTGGCTCGCGGGAATACTCGGCTGGCTCGGCCGTCCGTTCAACCAGTTGCTCATCGCTGTGCCGTGTCTACTGGTCGGACTCGGAATCGATTACTACCTCCACGTCGTGATGCGGTACCGCGAAACCCGGGGAGATGATCCATCCTTCCGGCCAGCAGCAGCCATGTCGATCGCACTCGCCGGGGTGCTCGTTGCGATCGGGACGACGACGGTCACGACTGCAGCCGGCTTTCTCACTGGACTCGTGAGCCCGATCGAGATCCTGCGGGAGTTCGGTCTGGTCGCCAGCCTTGGCATCGTGTCGGCGTTTGTCGTCTTCGGCTACCTGATCCCGGCGCTCAGAGTCGAGATCGACGAACTGCTCCACCAGCGAGAACGACAGTCGGATCGGGCTCCGCCAACGGTTGGTTCTCTGGGTATCGTTGCGCGACCGCTGGATCAGTGCGCCCGACTCGTCGCACGCGCACCACTGGCGGTCCTCGTCCTCGCGTTCCTGTTCACGG
Above is a genomic segment from Natranaeroarchaeum aerophilus containing:
- a CDS encoding efflux RND transporter permease subunit, producing MDTTRRRRVRIVLLCALTVTLGSGILFVGGGVEITTFAVESDERAAADQLSESFDTGEQQITQVVITSDQNDTASTAALEETLTLQQAIRDDETINGTLDGPQPTVGVANGVAVASDPRIAFAEEITIADKASALDGRTDEQTAAALSVALRDDEMTPEGQPPVSALLPENYAHGEEPASAQLLIVVHDEDATDDELLDAQQQIESLADDRLERTDSFVFGEALLFERGGQATAESFAVVGPLIVLVVLTMLVVAYRDPLDVLLASVGIGVVLVWLAGILGWLGRPFNQLLIAVPCLLVGLGIDYYLHVVMRYRETRGDDPSFRPAAAMSIALAGVLVAIGTTTVTTAAGFLTGLVSPIEILREFGLVASLGIVSAFVVFGYLIPALRVEIDELLHQRERQSDRAPPTVGSLGIVARPLDQCARLVARAPLAVLVLAFLFTVGGAMGATAVDTSTERSDFFPEERSGWMEQLPAEIRPDAYGLREQATFLEETFPRHTDRTVEVWIEGDVTDDSVTQALQAAETNASAMDTTGTPVDGGGPVESPLGTIEDVAAENETVAELVDEHDTTGDGVPDEDLATVFDAVYEADRDAAAATINRTDGGAYEAVRLSVVVDESADDSAIRSDAVAITDAVETHPELTAVVTGEPILDDVQERAVLETVLLTFLLALAVIGALLTVVFRSRHRSWLLGAITVAPVVAAIAWLIGTMAALSLPYNAETALITAIAVGLGTDYTVHLTERFLAERERAGLRDALEVTLRETGGAVLASAITTAVGFGLLALTLVPSLQRFGIVTAIVVAYAFLASVLVLPSLLVVWDRTRRK
- a CDS encoding agmatinase family protein, which translates into the protein MARAEPEEKFRDRDSPGYSGVKTFLGADTAEPEEIDDSVDAAVYGVPYDGAVSNKPGTRYGPEALRAATARRGSYTFESDRESYNIATDRSAAYDEITFRDCGDAPVVPNDIEATYESVVEFSETVSEQTMPIMIGGDHYLTYPAFVGYANAVEDDVGLIHLDAHTDTWGESDLYGEHYHGSPMARIDETEYGGYENHAMVGIRGHADMEFLDIVDDEGLYVDFARDVHEKGIEACIEGAIEHATDGVDQVYLTMDIDVVDPSFAPGTGTPSPGGITSNDFLRAADLLGECDAIGAVDLVEVLPTEDPAGTTSLVGATALTRFLESYFYEDTQ
- a CDS encoding SDR family NAD(P)-dependent oxidoreductase → MRLDNKTVLITGSGSGIGRASALRCAEEGATVISTDVDGDAAAETADEIREAGGTADEYEFDVTDADAFRAAVEEVAETHGLDVLVNNAGIGQPPGRIEDVDESVLDYVIDVNLKGPWNGTHAALPIMREQGGGTIVNMASLAGQLGFPYQSVYALTKAAVINFTRATAAEAGPDGVRANAICPGFIDTQLTDAYFAGRSDPEAAREEMIRDYPLQRLGEAEEIADCVVFLASEESSFVTGHALTADGGYSIS
- a CDS encoding agmatinase family protein → MATNSGSDAEQQPTDAEDDETTSDSYPTSYGGIHTFLRAPACEPSELTADVDVGFVGIPFDGGVTREPGARHGPSALRKSSAWQGRRFHSDRESVSLPTERTANYSDVTLRDCGDAPVVPNDIEATAEKVTEYMESVAAKTMPVMLGGDHYLTYPAFVGYANTVEDDVGLIHLDAHSDTSDDSDLYGKHYHGSPMARIDESEYGSYDNHAMIGIRGHSRPSFLDILEERDLYVDYASDVHDKGIEASVQGAIDHVTENVDHVYLTMDIDVVDPGFAPGTGTPEHGGLTSNQFLRAVDRLGACDAIGAADLVEVAPRLDTGNTTSLLGSNAVSRLLEAKFYESM